In Sphingobacterium zeae, one genomic interval encodes:
- a CDS encoding DUF2306 domain-containing protein produces MAEITLRYRGFSLDANFLMIKQTEIEDLWWYRYVFYVHVCTAIFALPAGFTQFNTYLLNKYPRVHRSIGYLYVFAILLFAAPSGLLIGSVANGGLTSMIAFELLGLGWFYFTWMAVRLASHRKFDKHRDFMIRSFALTCSALTLRFWKLALVYLFQPNPMDVYQIIAWLGWIPNLLLAECIIYQKNQKL; encoded by the coding sequence ATGGCAGAAATCACTCTTCGCTATCGTGGTTTCTCACTCGACGCTAATTTCCTGATGATTAAACAAACGGAAATTGAAGATCTTTGGTGGTATCGCTACGTGTTTTATGTCCATGTTTGCACAGCTATCTTTGCCTTGCCAGCGGGCTTTACACAGTTTAATACTTATCTATTAAATAAATATCCGCGAGTCCATCGGAGTATCGGGTATTTGTATGTATTCGCCATTTTGCTTTTTGCCGCTCCCTCAGGTTTGCTTATTGGATCCGTGGCAAATGGCGGATTAACATCTATGATTGCATTTGAACTCCTGGGATTGGGATGGTTTTATTTCACCTGGATGGCAGTTCGTTTGGCGAGTCACCGGAAATTTGATAAACACCGCGATTTTATGATCCGTAGTTTTGCCTTAACCTGTTCAGCACTTACCCTACGTTTTTGGAAGCTGGCTTTAGTCTATTTGTTCCAGCCCAATCCAATGGACGTCTACCAGATTATCGCATGGCTGGGATGGATACCAAATTTGTTATTGGCGGAATGTATTATTTATCAAAAAAATCAAAAATTATGA
- a CDS encoding YARHG domain-containing protein, with protein MRKNLYLIVMLAAIVGCKDGKSKKNEAHGTKDSVVVEHEAHQELYGNWVGEFVVDEKTLQEGDGLPITDYSPKINLTIKKITDKGRVFGQNVVKGNLRSFVGKLEENGSDFRLLLDEPGDNKSDGRFEIKLNHDTLIGSWTAYDPGVKIKKRSFKLLKKQFAYNPNLMLKNQDEENGTLVDWINEKRKEETDVDGDSTYTYVIQYYRSASPAVFTVNASKQKLTEKDLKNLKKLDLEIIRNTIFARHGYAFTKPSIRQFFEPVDWYVPISKDVNADLSPLEKDNIALLTRFEKYATDNYDTFGR; from the coding sequence ATGAGGAAGAACCTTTATTTAATAGTAATGCTTGCAGCAATAGTTGGCTGTAAGGACGGGAAAAGCAAAAAGAATGAAGCCCACGGGACAAAAGACAGTGTTGTTGTTGAGCATGAGGCACATCAGGAACTCTACGGCAACTGGGTGGGCGAATTTGTGGTTGATGAAAAGACACTGCAAGAAGGAGACGGTTTGCCAATTACAGATTATTCTCCAAAGATAAATTTGACCATAAAAAAAATCACCGATAAGGGTCGTGTATTCGGACAGAATGTGGTGAAAGGAAATCTGCGTTCTTTTGTGGGAAAGCTGGAAGAAAACGGTAGTGACTTTCGGCTATTGTTAGATGAGCCCGGCGATAATAAGTCCGATGGCCGTTTTGAAATTAAGCTTAATCATGATACGTTAATTGGCAGTTGGACTGCTTACGATCCAGGCGTAAAGATTAAAAAACGAAGTTTCAAACTGTTGAAAAAGCAATTCGCATATAATCCTAATCTGATGCTGAAAAATCAGGATGAGGAAAATGGGACTTTGGTTGACTGGATTAACGAAAAGAGAAAAGAGGAAACCGATGTAGATGGAGATTCAACTTATACATACGTTATCCAATATTACAGGTCGGCATCCCCTGCAGTTTTTACGGTCAATGCATCTAAACAAAAGTTGACCGAGAAAGACCTGAAAAATCTTAAGAAATTGGATCTGGAGATTATTCGGAATACGATTTTTGCCCGTCATGGCTATGCGTTTACTAAACCAAGCATTCGCCAATTTTTTGAGCCTGTAGACTGGTATGTCCCTATTTCAAAAGATGTGAATGCAGATTTAAGTCCATTGGAAAAAGATAATATCGCTTTATTGACGAGATTTGAAAAATATGCAACGGATAATTATGACACCTTTGGAAGATAA
- the hisD gene encoding histidinol dehydrogenase produces MLKKYDYKTLGKSEIQQLVARNTDPNNAIQEVVQEIIQQVRQQGDVVLREYAAKFDHVELERLYLDEEDIDALASTIDRDQQRALEIAFQNIHKFHSTQLKRERTVETMPGVKCWREVRPIEKVGLYIPGGSAVLPSTLLMLGIPARIAGCKEIVVCSPPQSNGKINGFVAFCLKLLKINRIYLVGGAQAVAAMGFGTETIPKVDKIFGPGNQFVTKAKSIIQGLANVSIDMPAGPSEVLVVADESANPAFVAADLLAQAEHGVDSQAVLVATSTAIVDAVNTELAAQLAVLPRKELAAKAIDNSYAVTVDNLQEALQFSNDYAPEHLILETDQWESLTRYISNAGSVFLGHLTPESAGDYASGTNHTLPTSGYARSYSGVSVDSFVKKVTFQHISETGLQHIGTVVEILAELEGLQAHKNAISIRKK; encoded by the coding sequence ATGTTAAAAAAATATGATTACAAGACGTTAGGAAAATCCGAAATCCAACAACTGGTTGCCAGGAACACGGATCCGAACAATGCGATACAGGAAGTTGTCCAGGAAATTATTCAACAGGTACGCCAGCAAGGAGATGTCGTGTTACGCGAATATGCGGCTAAATTTGACCATGTTGAACTTGAGCGGCTGTATTTGGACGAGGAAGATATCGATGCGTTAGCATCTACCATAGACCGTGATCAGCAAAGAGCACTGGAAATTGCTTTTCAAAATATTCATAAGTTCCATAGTACGCAATTAAAAAGAGAACGCACTGTTGAAACCATGCCCGGCGTAAAATGCTGGCGGGAGGTGCGCCCTATTGAAAAAGTCGGTCTCTATATCCCTGGAGGATCAGCGGTCTTACCTAGCACACTTTTAATGCTTGGTATTCCCGCAAGAATAGCTGGGTGCAAAGAAATTGTCGTTTGTTCTCCCCCCCAATCCAACGGAAAAATTAATGGGTTTGTCGCTTTTTGTTTAAAATTACTGAAGATAAATAGAATATACTTGGTTGGAGGTGCTCAGGCTGTTGCTGCTATGGGATTTGGAACAGAGACAATACCCAAAGTCGATAAGATTTTTGGCCCTGGAAATCAATTTGTCACGAAGGCAAAATCCATTATACAGGGTCTGGCAAATGTTAGTATAGACATGCCTGCCGGCCCATCCGAAGTATTAGTCGTCGCTGATGAGTCAGCTAATCCGGCTTTTGTTGCCGCCGATCTTTTGGCACAAGCCGAACACGGCGTCGACAGCCAAGCTGTCTTGGTTGCAACTTCTACGGCTATAGTTGATGCGGTCAACACAGAACTGGCAGCCCAATTGGCGGTCTTACCGCGCAAGGAACTTGCTGCAAAAGCTATTGACAATTCTTATGCGGTAACTGTTGATAACCTTCAGGAAGCGCTACAATTTTCAAATGATTACGCTCCGGAACACCTTATTTTAGAAACGGACCAATGGGAGTCTTTAACACGCTATATCAGTAACGCTGGTTCAGTATTTTTAGGACACTTAACCCCGGAAAGCGCGGGTGATTATGCCTCGGGTACTAATCATACGCTGCCTACATCGGGATATGCACGCTCCTACTCGGGCGTATCGGTGGATTCTTTTGTAAAAAAAGTTACTTTCCAACATATTAGCGAAACTGGGCTCCAACACATTGGGACTGTAGTTGAAATACTCGCTGAACTTGAAGGTTTGCAGGCGCATAAAAATGCGATTTCCATTCGAAAAAAATGA
- the hisG gene encoding ATP phosphoribosyltransferase: protein MLKIAIQKSGRLNEKSVQLLKNCGLDFENYKSSLITTVGNFPLEILFLRDDDIPGYVEQGIADLGIVGENIIDETECKVEYIKRLGFGKCTLKLAIPKDSSIQDIKDLNGKAIATSYPNILKNFLNAYNINADIRLISGSVEISPGLGLSDAICDIVSTGGTLKSNGLKPFADVKNSEAILVGRKGLEGNEVLTELVQRIESVLLAKETKYVVLNVEKKNLPAITSLLHGVKSPTVVPLAEEGWVAVHTVITEDDFWDKINKLKAEGAQGIVVMPVEKIIL, encoded by the coding sequence ATCTTAAAAATTGCTATCCAAAAATCGGGTAGGTTAAACGAAAAATCTGTTCAATTACTGAAAAACTGTGGTTTAGACTTCGAGAACTACAAGAGCTCTTTAATTACCACAGTGGGAAATTTTCCATTGGAAATATTGTTTTTGAGAGACGATGATATTCCGGGTTATGTAGAACAAGGCATAGCCGATCTTGGTATCGTCGGTGAAAACATCATTGATGAGACTGAATGCAAAGTAGAATACATCAAGAGGCTCGGTTTTGGAAAATGCACATTGAAATTAGCTATCCCCAAAGATAGTAGCATTCAGGACATTAAAGACCTTAATGGTAAAGCAATCGCGACCTCTTATCCAAATATCCTCAAGAACTTTCTAAACGCGTATAATATTAATGCAGACATCCGTTTGATCTCTGGCTCCGTTGAGATTTCTCCCGGCTTGGGCCTTAGTGATGCAATCTGTGATATCGTATCTACGGGTGGAACGTTAAAAAGCAATGGTTTAAAACCTTTTGCTGATGTGAAGAATTCAGAAGCCATTTTGGTGGGAAGAAAAGGATTAGAGGGTAATGAAGTTTTGACTGAATTAGTACAACGCATCGAATCTGTTCTTTTAGCAAAAGAAACCAAATATGTGGTATTGAATGTCGAAAAGAAGAATTTGCCAGCTATTACTTCTTTACTCCACGGCGTTAAGAGCCCTACAGTTGTTCCACTTGCAGAAGAAGGTTGGGTAGCCGTACATACCGTTATCACCGAAGATGACTTTTGGGATAAGATCAACAAATTAAAAGCTGAAGGTGCCCAAGGTATCGTTGTGATGCCCGTTGAAAAAATCATTCTTTAA
- a CDS encoding phosphatase PAP2 family protein produces MKRLVFIFVCWLNCSYIGALAQETPASTLDIQILESIVETRTVPQTQTFKVLSDINNYVQIAVPVGLLVAGAVNDDKIMRQNALYVASSTAVTALVNVGLKHLFKRSRPFKKYPNFVSVRTASGYSFPSGHTSSAFATASALSRAYSKWYVVAPSLLWASSVGYSRMYLGVHFPTDVLAGAALGTGAAFALDGLKR; encoded by the coding sequence ATGAAAAGATTAGTTTTTATTTTTGTTTGCTGGTTGAATTGTTCCTATATCGGTGCTTTAGCGCAGGAAACACCTGCTTCTACATTAGATATCCAGATATTGGAGTCGATTGTTGAAACCAGGACTGTGCCGCAAACACAAACATTTAAAGTGCTTTCTGATATCAATAATTATGTTCAGATTGCAGTTCCCGTCGGTTTACTGGTTGCTGGTGCTGTCAATGATGATAAAATAATGCGTCAGAATGCTTTGTATGTTGCTAGCAGTACGGCTGTAACTGCCTTGGTGAATGTGGGTTTGAAACATTTGTTTAAGCGCAGTAGGCCTTTTAAAAAATATCCTAATTTCGTATCGGTTCGTACGGCCAGTGGATATTCCTTCCCCTCTGGGCATACGTCTTCCGCTTTTGCTACCGCATCTGCTTTGTCACGTGCCTATTCGAAGTGGTACGTCGTCGCCCCATCCCTTTTATGGGCAAGTAGTGTTGGTTATTCACGGATGTATTTGGGCGTACATTTTCCCACCGATGTATTGGCTGGTGCTGCACTGGGAACAGGAGCAGCATTCGCTTTAGATGGATTAAAGAGATAA
- a CDS encoding Gfo/Idh/MocA family protein gives MMQQIVKILVVGCGNMGASHARAYHDLDGFQIVGLVARGESKSKLNEELGGNYKLFSSYEQALQETKPDAVCIATYPDTHKDYAIKAFQAGAHVFIEKPIAENVISAQQVVDAAIKYDRKLVVGYILRYHPSWIKFIEISKTMGKPLVMRMNLNQQSHGYMWDVHKNLMSSLSPIVDCGVHYIDVMCQMVGAKPLYVSAIGARLTDEIPAWNYNYGQLQLHFEDGSVGWYEAGWGPMVSQNAFFVKDVFGPNGAVSIVANKASDEGKSDSVASHTQTESLRIHYSDLDTANEFKKPDEWVNLSDEPDHQELCNREQLFFLRAILENLDLTDSMEDAINSLRIALACDEAVKTRLMIKL, from the coding sequence ATGATGCAACAGATTGTTAAAATATTGGTTGTTGGATGTGGAAATATGGGCGCATCTCATGCAAGGGCTTATCACGATTTAGATGGCTTTCAAATTGTAGGTCTAGTAGCTCGTGGAGAGAGCAAAAGTAAGCTGAATGAAGAATTGGGAGGAAACTATAAATTATTCTCGTCTTATGAACAGGCACTTCAGGAAACGAAACCGGATGCTGTGTGTATAGCCACCTATCCAGATACACATAAAGATTATGCTATAAAAGCCTTTCAGGCTGGGGCTCATGTCTTTATCGAGAAGCCTATCGCTGAAAACGTAATTTCAGCGCAACAGGTAGTGGATGCAGCAATAAAATACGATAGAAAATTGGTTGTTGGTTATATCTTGAGATACCATCCATCCTGGATCAAGTTTATCGAGATTTCTAAAACGATGGGAAAGCCACTTGTTATGCGTATGAACCTCAATCAACAGAGTCATGGATATATGTGGGATGTGCATAAAAATTTAATGTCTAGCTTAAGTCCCATTGTTGATTGCGGGGTCCACTATATTGATGTCATGTGTCAAATGGTGGGCGCAAAACCATTGTATGTATCTGCAATAGGTGCACGATTAACCGATGAGATTCCAGCTTGGAACTATAACTACGGGCAACTTCAGTTGCATTTTGAGGACGGTTCTGTAGGATGGTACGAAGCCGGATGGGGACCAATGGTGAGTCAGAACGCTTTTTTTGTAAAAGATGTTTTTGGACCAAATGGTGCAGTTTCCATTGTCGCTAACAAAGCCAGCGATGAGGGGAAATCGGATTCGGTCGCCTCCCACACACAAACGGAAAGCCTAAGAATACATTATAGTGATTTAGATACAGCCAATGAATTTAAGAAGCCCGATGAATGGGTTAACTTATCGGATGAGCCTGATCATCAAGAATTATGTAATCGGGAGCAGCTATTCTTTCTGCGGGCAATTTTAGAGAATTTGGATCTTACTGATTCAATGGAAGATGCTATCAACAGTCTGCGAATCGCTTTGGCATGCGATGAAGCTGTGAAAACTAGATTGATGATAAAGTTGTAG
- a CDS encoding 7-carboxy-7-deazaguanine synthase QueE, giving the protein MSNQVPEDGTLLPLMEEFYTIQGEGYHTGTAAYFIRLGGCDVGCHWCDVKESWDASIHPLTTADSIIENAKKYPAKTVVITGGEPLIYNLDYLTKGLHQAGIKTFIETSGAYPLSGEWDWICLSPKKFKAPRKDVLEAAGELKVIVFNKSDFAWGEEYAQLVGPNCRLYLQPEWSKSKEMTPFIIEYVKENPKWDISLQTHKFLNIP; this is encoded by the coding sequence ATGTCAAATCAAGTACCAGAAGACGGAACACTATTGCCCTTAATGGAAGAATTTTACACTATTCAGGGTGAGGGCTACCACACCGGGACTGCTGCTTATTTCATACGATTGGGGGGCTGCGATGTGGGGTGCCATTGGTGCGATGTAAAGGAAAGCTGGGATGCTTCGATACATCCGCTTACAACAGCAGATTCGATCATCGAAAACGCAAAGAAATATCCTGCGAAAACAGTTGTCATTACAGGTGGAGAACCACTTATCTATAATTTGGATTACCTAACAAAAGGCCTTCATCAGGCGGGTATTAAAACCTTTATTGAAACCTCGGGTGCGTATCCTCTGAGTGGTGAATGGGACTGGATATGTTTATCGCCGAAGAAATTCAAAGCGCCTCGCAAAGATGTATTAGAAGCTGCTGGTGAACTTAAAGTGATCGTTTTCAATAAAAGCGATTTCGCATGGGGAGAAGAATACGCACAACTCGTTGGACCAAACTGCAGATTATATCTTCAACCTGAATGGTCAAAATCAAAAGAAATGACCCCTTTTATTATTGAATACGTAAAAGAAAATCCGAAATGGGATATTTCGCTACAAACACATAAGTTTTTAAATATTCCCTAA